In Sedimentibacter sp. MB31-C6, one genomic interval encodes:
- a CDS encoding S-layer homology domain-containing protein gives MKKLYKLLLITIIFVVLSIQPTLAKTVYYDTYGHWAEEDINFSSNTLKVFNGYGDFTFRPEKDITRSEFITILCKTAYKQNKMNEVYTSNMAYNDMSDKHWSYTFVISMYEHLKTNADYTFKDIFPEGNFNPDKAITREESAALIAAFCKNAIYDNPLPLKDVKENHKYYNEIKRLHNAGLIMGYEDETFRGDTNITRAESAALIKRVFNDIKTSDSSKYLTKIEFLPIKGEDMYSYFGSYNYNTADTQDKKYIKAKDTLEFISFGGYVFPEDAHLYDLNAIETLYTLHSDEYYNIAGINFYLINFGNFNDEEKNLFSNEILADIITRNDLNDSEYMQLFTTISKFDVKESLYMEALEKWHSTTDSDNAKANILFFRYVYYIKNNNTDMLRTLVYNDLKKANNIPSLLNINWSLAPSSQATDFRNYSFGIYSFSLYKDMTLYRYLMNPIVPLNYNSKVIELVNLLMIEKTEKQNYSDLREYDNIFYKYSLNRLYVLNFIDEKERAFVEGMNDYNIIKTFDMYSINKQNLDDIYTGILKKVKY, from the coding sequence TTGAAAAAACTTTACAAGCTATTATTAATTACTATTATTTTTGTTGTGTTATCCATTCAGCCGACTTTGGCTAAAACTGTTTATTATGATACTTATGGACATTGGGCAGAGGAAGATATTAATTTCTCATCTAATACCTTAAAGGTCTTTAATGGTTATGGTGATTTCACTTTTAGACCTGAAAAAGATATTACTCGTTCTGAGTTTATAACTATCTTATGTAAAACGGCTTATAAGCAAAATAAGATGAATGAAGTTTACACAAGTAATATGGCATATAATGATATGTCAGATAAACATTGGTCTTATACTTTTGTTATATCTATGTATGAACATTTAAAAACCAACGCAGATTATACTTTTAAGGATATTTTTCCTGAAGGAAATTTTAATCCTGACAAAGCAATTACTAGAGAAGAATCAGCTGCATTAATTGCAGCATTTTGTAAAAATGCAATATATGATAACCCTCTACCATTGAAAGATGTTAAAGAAAATCATAAATATTATAACGAAATTAAAAGGTTGCATAATGCTGGATTAATTATGGGATACGAAGATGAAACTTTTCGTGGTGATACAAATATAACAAGAGCGGAGTCAGCTGCATTAATAAAACGGGTTTTCAACGATATTAAAACAAGTGATTCTAGCAAGTATCTAACTAAAATAGAGTTTCTCCCAATAAAAGGCGAGGATATGTATTCTTATTTTGGTAGTTATAATTATAATACAGCTGATACTCAGGATAAAAAATATATTAAAGCTAAGGACACTTTAGAATTTATATCATTTGGAGGTTATGTTTTTCCTGAAGATGCACATTTGTATGATTTAAATGCAATTGAAACTCTTTATACATTACATTCAGATGAATATTACAACATAGCGGGAATAAATTTTTATTTGATAAACTTCGGCAATTTCAATGATGAAGAAAAGAATCTATTTTCTAATGAAATTCTAGCAGATATCATTACTAGAAATGATTTAAATGACTCAGAATATATGCAGTTGTTTACAACTATTAGTAAATTTGATGTTAAAGAATCTTTATATATGGAAGCTTTGGAGAAATGGCATTCTACAACAGATAGTGATAATGCTAAAGCTAATATATTATTTTTTAGATATGTATATTATATAAAGAATAATAATACTGATATGCTTAGAACTTTAGTTTATAACGACTTGAAAAAAGCCAATAATATTCCTTCTCTATTAAATATAAATTGGAGTTTAGCTCCTAGTTCTCAAGCAACTGATTTTAGAAATTATAGTTTTGGTATTTATAGTTTCTCATTATATAAGGATATGACTTTGTACAGGTATTTAATGAATCCAATTGTACCTTTAAATTATAACTCAAAAGTTATTGAACTCGTAAATCTACTAATGATTGAAAAGACAGAAAAGCAAAATTACAGTGATTTAAGAGAATATGATAATATATTTTATAAGTATTCATTGAACAGACTATATGTGTTGAATTTTATTGATGAAAAGGAAAGAGCCTTTGTTGAAGGTATGAATGACTATAATATTATTAAAACTTTTGATATGTATAGCATTAATAAACAAAATTTAGATGATATATATACTGGAATTTTGAAAAAAGTTAAATATTAA
- a CDS encoding Eco57I restriction-modification methylase domain-containing protein, with product MNKKFIKDLIKIIKNIDNSDYIYNVKYIIFFVSKVMYACKLNGISILEENLSDLLSKYVLNNSSMGIFDMYDKYNLNESYIEERIYILIKENKDYIFINDFSPASLYESLLTSKEKKLLGQVYTPKYIVIKMLNNVFNIKTINKDTKILDPSCGGGYFLIEAFKLIKERSNFNDKYIIENMLHGVDIDEFSIFLTKIGILFICNSTNVKFNIVKKDFLIEIYEINNYDIIIGNPPYIGHKNTDKEYRAILRNMFKEVFYDKSDISYCFFMKCKDYLKNDGVLSFITSRYFMEAMYADKLRYFIKNNYSILSIVDYSGIRIFKNVMVSPAVITLSNIVMNKNEFYYVKYNRDNIEKKFNYNQDKLKSHGWIILESIEEELFNRIESIGNAYIRDICNIKQGIITGFDKAFIVDEETIEKHKLEKYLLKKWVKNSNITKSKVTYNNKYLIYTNLIENEKDFPNTLKYLAPHKERLMTRRECMSGLRKWYELQWGRNHSDFEKPKIIFPYKSRSNRFYFDKDGYFCSADVYLINEVNDDISFKYLLEYLNSSVFEFYFKCLSKKVGKELYEYYPNKLNNVKIYIPPDNIRNNISNLGKISIDIYLKKVFNITEEEVNTIINKYI from the coding sequence ATGAATAAAAAATTTATTAAAGATTTAATTAAAATAATTAAAAATATTGACAATTCTGATTATATATATAATGTGAAATATATTATTTTTTTTGTTTCGAAAGTAATGTATGCATGCAAATTAAATGGTATTAGTATATTGGAGGAAAATCTATCTGATTTATTATCTAAATATGTTTTGAACAACAGTAGTATGGGTATATTTGATATGTATGATAAATATAATCTTAATGAATCATATATTGAAGAAAGAATTTATATATTAATAAAAGAAAACAAAGATTACATATTTATAAATGATTTTTCTCCTGCAAGTCTCTATGAATCTCTTTTAACCTCTAAGGAAAAGAAATTATTAGGACAAGTATATACCCCTAAATATATTGTTATTAAAATGCTTAATAATGTATTTAACATAAAAACCATAAATAAGGATACTAAAATTTTAGATCCTTCTTGTGGAGGTGGTTATTTTTTAATAGAAGCCTTTAAATTGATAAAAGAACGTTCAAATTTTAATGATAAATATATAATTGAAAATATGTTACATGGCGTGGATATTGACGAATTTTCAATATTTCTAACAAAAATAGGCATATTATTTATATGTAATTCTACTAATGTAAAATTCAACATTGTAAAAAAAGATTTTTTAATTGAAATATATGAAATAAATAATTATGATATAATTATAGGAAATCCACCTTATATTGGTCATAAGAACACTGATAAAGAATATAGGGCTATACTTAGGAATATGTTTAAAGAGGTTTTTTACGATAAATCAGATATTTCTTATTGTTTTTTTATGAAATGTAAAGATTATCTCAAGAATGATGGTGTATTATCATTTATAACATCTCGTTATTTCATGGAAGCTATGTACGCTGATAAGCTAAGATACTTTATAAAAAATAATTATTCGATTTTATCTATCGTTGATTATAGTGGTATTAGAATTTTCAAAAATGTTATGGTTAGCCCAGCAGTTATTACATTGTCAAATATTGTCATGAACAAAAATGAGTTTTATTACGTCAAATATAATAGAGATAATATTGAAAAAAAATTCAATTATAATCAGGACAAGCTAAAAAGTCATGGTTGGATTATTTTAGAATCAATAGAGGAAGAGCTTTTTAATCGCATAGAAAGTATTGGTAATGCTTACATCAGAGATATTTGTAATATTAAGCAAGGTATAATAACTGGTTTTGATAAAGCTTTTATAGTAGATGAGGAGACAATCGAAAAACATAAATTAGAAAAATATCTCTTAAAAAAATGGGTCAAAAATAGTAATATCACAAAATCTAAAGTAACATATAATAACAAGTATTTAATTTACACTAATTTGATTGAAAATGAAAAAGATTTTCCTAATACATTGAAATATTTAGCACCCCATAAGGAAAGGCTAATGACTAGGCGGGAATGCATGAGTGGATTACGTAAGTGGTATGAACTTCAATGGGGCCGAAATCATTCTGACTTTGAAAAGCCAAAAATCATTTTTCCATATAAATCAAGAAGTAATAGATTTTATTTTGATAAGGATGGATATTTTTGCAGTGCTGATGTTTATTTAATAAATGAAGTTAATGATGATATATCATTCAAATACTTACTTGAATATTTAAATTCTAGCGTTTTTGAATTTTATTTTAAGTGTTTATCAAAAAAAGTAGGGAAAGAATTGTATGAATATTATCCCAATAAGTTAAATAATGTTAAAATTTATATACCTCCTGACAATATTAGAAATAATATCTCTAATTTAGGAAAAATTAGTATTGATATTTACTTAAAAAAGGTGTTTAATATAACCGAAGAGGAGGTAAATACAATAATAAACAAATATATATAA
- a CDS encoding DUF1659 domain-containing protein → MAIISNQADSKFKMVLNGGLDENNKEIVKSKTFSNVKSTVTNEDLYNLGVSISDLQTYELTNIVRLEEYELINEE, encoded by the coding sequence ATGGCAATTATATCTAATCAGGCAGACTCTAAATTTAAAATGGTATTAAATGGCGGACTTGATGAAAACAACAAGGAAATAGTTAAAAGCAAGACATTTTCAAATGTTAAGTCAACTGTTACCAACGAAGATTTATACAATTTAGGTGTATCAATATCAGATCTTCAAACTTATGAATTAACAAATATAGTAAGATTAGAAGAATATGAATTAATTAATGAAGAATAA
- a CDS encoding DUF2922 domain-containing protein, with product MAKKLVMSFLTAEGTTSSMTIDEPKEDLTELEVRAVMETIISQNVFNTSKGDLTEIKTANIVSTSTENLI from the coding sequence ATGGCTAAAAAATTAGTAATGTCCTTTCTTACAGCAGAAGGTACAACCTCATCTATGACCATTGATGAACCAAAAGAAGATTTGACTGAATTAGAAGTAAGAGCAGTGATGGAAACAATTATAAGTCAAAATGTTTTCAATACAAGCAAAGGCGATTTAACAGAAATAAAAACAGCAAACATCGTATCAACATCCACTGAAAATTTAATATAA
- a CDS encoding D-serine ammonia-lyase, whose protein sequence is MNKNEIIKNNEFLKSVVNLNETLWLNTKLKTYNEASKNVNIDIAAIDDAELRLKKFASLIEILFPETKPSHGIIESPLKEIEKMKNKLQNSYNIQISGKLLLKMDSHLAIAGSVKARGGIYEVLKYAESLVIKNNMLTEDDDYSILAEQKYRDFFNQYTIQVGSTGNLGLSIGITSAALGFKVIVHMSSDAKQWKKSLLRSKGATVVEYDSDFSKAVEEGRKLSDMDEMSYFVDDENSRNLFLGYSVAARRLKKQLIDLNVTVDKEHPLIVYLPCGVGGAPGGITYGLKSVYKDNIHCFFVEPTHAPSMLIGMATGLHNEISVQDLGIDGKTHADGLAVGRPSKLVGKIMDYILSGIFTIDDNKLYNNMRLLHETEGIDIEPSSCAAFAGPILLESSKEGIQYIKENNLEDKMTNATHIAWATGGLLVPEEINNQFLSTYL, encoded by the coding sequence ATAAACAAAAACGAAATTATTAAAAATAATGAATTTCTAAAAAGCGTTGTAAATTTAAACGAAACATTATGGCTTAATACAAAACTCAAAACTTACAACGAAGCAAGCAAAAATGTAAACATTGATATTGCGGCAATTGACGATGCAGAACTTAGACTAAAAAAATTTGCATCATTAATAGAAATACTATTCCCTGAAACAAAACCTTCACATGGCATAATTGAATCACCACTAAAAGAAATTGAAAAAATGAAAAATAAACTTCAAAATTCCTATAACATACAAATTTCAGGAAAACTATTGTTAAAAATGGATAGTCATTTAGCAATAGCTGGTTCTGTAAAGGCACGAGGTGGAATTTATGAAGTATTGAAGTATGCTGAATCACTAGTTATAAAAAACAACATGCTAACAGAAGATGATGATTATTCAATTCTTGCGGAACAAAAATATAGAGATTTCTTTAATCAATATACAATACAAGTTGGATCAACGGGTAATTTAGGATTAAGTATAGGAATAACATCAGCAGCACTAGGATTTAAAGTTATAGTTCATATGTCTTCAGATGCTAAACAATGGAAAAAAAGTTTATTGCGTTCAAAAGGAGCGACAGTAGTAGAATACGACAGTGACTTTTCTAAAGCTGTAGAAGAAGGAAGAAAACTTTCAGATATGGATGAGATGAGTTATTTTGTTGATGATGAAAATTCTAGGAATTTATTCTTAGGCTATAGTGTAGCAGCAAGACGTTTAAAGAAACAATTGATAGATTTAAATGTTACGGTAGATAAAGAACATCCATTAATTGTATATTTACCATGTGGAGTTGGAGGAGCACCAGGAGGGATAACATATGGATTAAAATCAGTTTACAAAGATAATATACATTGCTTTTTTGTAGAACCAACCCATGCTCCATCAATGCTAATTGGAATGGCAACAGGACTTCATAACGAAATAAGCGTACAAGATTTAGGCATAGATGGAAAAACTCATGCAGATGGACTGGCAGTAGGAAGACCTTCCAAGTTAGTTGGTAAAATAATGGATTATATACTAAGTGGTATATTTACAATAGATGATAATAAGTTATATAATAATATGCGTTTATTACATGAAACAGAAGGAATAGATATTGAGCCTTCATCATGCGCAGCATTTGCAGGACCAATATTATTAGAATCGTCAAAAGAAGGAATACAATATATTAAAGAAAACAATTTAGAAGATAAAATGACCAATGCAACTCATATTGCATGGGCAACAGGAGGATTACTAGTACCAGAAGAAATAAACAACCAGTTCCTATCAACATATCTGTAG
- the hisS gene encoding histidine--tRNA ligase — protein sequence MKVNLNPAKGMRDFTPKEKEIRDYVENVIVNTYKQSGFELIETPVVENIDNLIGSKGGENLKLIFKILKRGEKLNLSDENLTEDNLADLGLRYDLTVPLSRFYCNNRSKLPSVFKALQVGNVFRAERAQKGRYRSFKQCDIDIIGDDTKAAELELITTTAKALTALNVTDFVVRFNDRRVLKAVILDCGFNEEEFEGVCIVVDKLDKIGISGVEKELIEKEYNNDSIDKLMKALNNINEKGTECLNDYGVSENVINDVKGILDDVRAYAKGNYDIEFDFTLIRGMGYYTGSIFEIAYKSLGYSIAGGGRYDEMIGNFIGQKIPAIGFSIGFERLVNQLIEENFSVPNLEKVVLIYDKSDNYIEVIKKADELRSQNYTVSTYEKAKKLGKQLNTFEEYGYNKFAIFAGAETELKSM from the coding sequence ATGAAAGTAAATTTAAACCCTGCTAAGGGTATGCGAGATTTTACGCCAAAAGAAAAGGAAATAAGAGATTATGTTGAAAATGTTATTGTAAATACTTACAAACAAAGTGGCTTTGAGCTAATTGAAACACCAGTAGTTGAAAATATAGATAATTTAATTGGCAGTAAAGGCGGAGAAAATTTAAAGTTAATATTTAAAATATTAAAAAGAGGGGAAAAATTAAATCTTTCAGATGAAAACTTAACTGAAGATAATTTAGCTGATTTAGGCTTAAGATATGATTTGACTGTTCCATTAAGTCGTTTTTACTGTAACAATCGCTCTAAACTCCCATCAGTTTTCAAAGCACTACAAGTAGGAAATGTGTTTAGAGCAGAGCGAGCTCAAAAAGGAAGATACAGAAGCTTCAAACAGTGCGATATTGACATAATTGGAGATGACACAAAAGCTGCTGAACTAGAATTAATAACTACCACTGCAAAAGCTTTAACTGCTTTAAATGTTACTGATTTTGTTGTTAGATTTAATGATAGAAGAGTTTTAAAAGCTGTAATTTTAGACTGTGGTTTCAACGAAGAAGAATTTGAAGGTGTATGTATCGTTGTAGATAAACTTGATAAAATTGGAATATCAGGAGTTGAAAAAGAGCTTATTGAAAAGGAATATAACAATGATAGTATTGACAAATTAATGAAAGCTCTTAATAATATAAATGAAAAAGGTACTGAATGTCTTAATGACTATGGAGTGTCAGAAAATGTTATAAATGATGTTAAAGGTATTTTAGATGATGTTAGAGCTTATGCCAAAGGAAATTACGATATTGAATTTGATTTTACTCTAATAAGAGGAATGGGTTATTACACTGGTTCTATATTTGAAATTGCTTATAAGAGTCTGGGATATTCTATAGCAGGTGGTGGAAGATATGATGAAATGATAGGTAATTTCATAGGTCAAAAAATACCAGCAATAGGCTTTTCTATTGGCTTTGAAAGACTTGTTAATCAATTAATAGAAGAAAATTTCAGCGTTCCTAATTTAGAAAAAGTTGTTTTAATTTATGATAAATCAGACAATTATATTGAAGTTATAAAAAAAGCAGATGAATTAAGAAGTCAAAATTATACTGTTTCTACATATGAAAAAGCAAAAAAACTAGGAAAGCAACTAAATACATTTGAAGAATACGGATACAACAAATTCGCTATCTTCGCAGGAGCTGAAACCGAATTAAAAAGCATGTAG
- a CDS encoding nucleoside recognition domain-containing protein — MDIIINLLLDLLSFVWGITKVIFPLMIIMEIFKDLKIIDKISKAIKPVTNFFTISENSGISLLVGIVFGLLFGAGTIIQSTKDYNLDKRSVFLICMFLSLCHAVIEDTFIFAAIGANLFIVLGSRVFAGLLTVLILSRVIKQDNDLSNNTEIEIH, encoded by the coding sequence ATGGATATTATAATTAATTTACTATTAGATTTATTATCCTTTGTATGGGGAATTACAAAGGTAATATTTCCATTAATGATAATAATGGAAATATTTAAAGATTTAAAAATCATTGACAAGATTTCTAAAGCAATAAAACCTGTGACAAATTTTTTTACTATTAGTGAAAATTCAGGTATTTCTCTTTTAGTTGGTATTGTTTTTGGTTTGCTTTTTGGGGCAGGTACAATTATACAAAGTACTAAAGACTACAACTTAGATAAAAGGAGTGTTTTTCTTATTTGCATGTTTTTATCTCTTTGTCATGCTGTAATTGAAGATACCTTTATATTTGCTGCAATAGGAGCAAATTTATTTATAGTTTTAGGTTCTAGGGTGTTTGCTGGTTTATTAACAGTGCTTATATTATCAAGGGTTATAAAACAAGATAACGATTTGTCAAACAACACAGAAATTGAAATTCATTAA
- a CDS encoding nucleoside recognition domain-containing protein, with amino-acid sequence MITIDTFKRGFNNGLKTLIDLLKLMVPIYIGVQLLSLSGLLNIIADIFSPVMAVFGLPGETSLTLIVGIFTGIYGALGTLAAIELNAVQTTTIAIMVSISHNLIAETAVVKKLGVNGTASMALRLFFSLLFGFLYSRIFG; translated from the coding sequence ATGATTACTATTGACACTTTTAAGCGTGGTTTTAACAATGGATTAAAAACCCTAATAGACCTTCTAAAGCTTATGGTTCCTATATATATTGGAGTTCAGCTTTTATCATTATCAGGCCTGTTAAATATTATAGCAGATATTTTTAGTCCAGTTATGGCAGTATTCGGTCTTCCTGGAGAAACGTCATTAACTCTAATTGTAGGTATTTTTACAGGCATATATGGAGCTTTAGGAACTTTAGCTGCTATAGAATTAAATGCAGTACAAACTACGACTATCGCTATTATGGTTTCTATTTCTCATAATTTGATTGCAGAGACGGCAGTAGTCAAAAAATTAGGGGTTAATGGAACTGCAAGTATGGCTCTAAGGCTATTCTTTTCTTTATTGTTTGGTTTTTTATATTCTAGGATATTTGGGTGA
- a CDS encoding glycoside hydrolase family 26 protein — protein MKFKNIIIMSAIIYLFTIFNVAFASETNVSTMMEFYSSSHNKYTNNPYGYEIILPNNLKLNEDIVSVKSRFESDDLVVEILYDNFYNTLDSTTTYNSYGNKGIERNEEFQITDEYNHNFNGIYGHIVLYERRKLKNEESDRNYYATISFSRTSKEVVTIFMKSSQPLYIEYIMQNFKFIEKSGQLKSDVVFEPVKKNFDKKTQEFYDKYFANNEKVDFGIFEPTFPTYAYRLQQLEGIFDYNFPVVLLYNTFSLPYKTDYMNKAKELGKVVEYTLYTTDIVDGKEKDITLDIIEGKYDEYLEQLAQSFNAHDFPVLFRLNNEMNGAWVLYSSYLVGKDTDLYIECWRYIYDKFQDYGVDNLIFVWNPNELSFPNFAYNNYLSYYPGNKYVDIVGLTAYNTGNYYYGEKWRSFSEAYDHFYFDYAARFKHPMMITEYSSSSTGGNKTEWFKDMFNTINKYDRIKLAVLWNGQDYDTSKPNKTVSRNYRLDLDESVIQVIKEGLQKYK, from the coding sequence ATGAAATTCAAAAACATAATAATTATGAGTGCAATCATATATTTATTCACAATCTTCAATGTAGCTTTTGCTAGTGAAACCAATGTAAGCACAATGATGGAATTCTATTCTTCTAGTCATAATAAATATACAAACAATCCCTACGGATATGAAATAATATTACCAAATAATTTAAAGTTAAATGAAGATATTGTAAGCGTAAAAAGTAGATTTGAATCAGATGATTTAGTAGTTGAAATTCTTTATGATAATTTTTACAATACTCTTGATTCAACAACAACTTACAATAGTTATGGTAACAAAGGCATTGAAAGGAATGAAGAATTTCAAATAACAGATGAATATAACCATAACTTTAATGGAATATATGGACATATTGTACTTTATGAACGTCGTAAACTTAAAAATGAAGAATCTGATAGAAACTATTATGCAACAATTTCCTTTTCAAGAACGTCTAAAGAAGTAGTAACTATTTTTATGAAGTCTTCACAACCTTTATACATAGAATATATTATGCAAAACTTTAAATTTATTGAAAAGTCTGGACAGTTAAAGTCTGATGTAGTATTCGAACCTGTTAAAAAGAATTTTGATAAAAAAACCCAAGAATTTTATGATAAGTACTTTGCAAATAATGAAAAAGTTGACTTTGGAATATTTGAACCTACATTTCCAACATACGCATATAGATTACAACAATTAGAAGGGATATTTGATTATAATTTTCCGGTTGTTCTTTTATATAATACATTTTCATTGCCATACAAAACTGATTATATGAATAAAGCCAAAGAATTAGGAAAAGTAGTTGAATATACTTTATATACTACTGATATAGTAGATGGAAAAGAGAAAGATATAACTTTGGACATTATAGAAGGGAAATACGATGAATATTTGGAGCAATTGGCTCAAAGTTTCAATGCCCACGATTTTCCTGTTCTATTTAGATTAAACAATGAAATGAATGGGGCATGGGTTTTATATTCCTCATATTTGGTAGGTAAGGATACGGATTTATATATAGAATGTTGGAGATATATTTATGACAAATTTCAAGATTATGGTGTGGATAATTTGATATTCGTGTGGAATCCTAACGAACTTTCGTTTCCAAATTTCGCATATAATAACTATCTATCTTATTACCCAGGAAATAAGTATGTTGATATTGTTGGATTAACAGCATATAATACTGGAAACTACTACTATGGCGAAAAATGGAGAAGTTTTTCAGAAGCATATGATCACTTTTACTTTGATTATGCTGCTCGGTTCAAACATCCTATGATGATAACAGAATACAGCAGTTCATCTACAGGAGGCAACAAAACTGAGTGGTTTAAAGATATGTTTAATACTATTAATAAGTATGATAGAATTAAACTTGCAGTTTTATGGAACGGACAAGATTACGATACATCAAAACCAAATAAAACAGTTTCTAGAAATTATAGACTAGATTTAGACGAGTCAGTTATACAAGTAATTAAGGAAGGATTACAAAAATATAAATAA
- a CDS encoding DUF3221 domain-containing protein encodes MNKKIILTIILLIGLIIALSIINNIKNNDNDVEETFKATVLENKGNSLLVEPIEGEDELNSSDKISLTVPVNDATLKDLSEFSPGSIVEITYNGEIMESYPAQIRAIDVKLAN; translated from the coding sequence ATGAATAAAAAAATTATATTGACAATAATTTTATTAATAGGATTAATTATTGCATTATCTATTATAAATAACATTAAAAACAATGATAATGATGTAGAAGAAACATTCAAAGCAACTGTTTTAGAGAATAAGGGTAATTCATTGCTGGTAGAACCTATTGAAGGAGAAGATGAACTTAACTCAAGTGACAAAATTTCTTTAACAGTGCCAGTAAATGATGCAACATTAAAAGATTTATCTGAATTTTCACCAGGAAGCATAGTTGAAATTACATATAATGGAGAAATAATGGAAAGCTATCCAGCACAGATTAGAGCTATAGATGTAAAATTAGCAAATTAA
- a CDS encoding response regulator transcription factor — MNILVCDDDVEIVEAVEIYLKNEGYNIFKSYTGLDAIETVENNDIHLVLMDIMMPEMDGIKATTKIREIKNIPVIMLTAKSEDIDVVLGLNMGADDYITKPFNPMELIARVKSQLRRYTTLGGALEKDNKNLYKTGNLLIDDDRKEVTVDGDIVKLTPVEYKILLLLSQNLGTVFSIDEIYENVWNEPSFNPENTVAVHIRRIREKIEIDPKNPKYLKVVWGVGYKVEDIK, encoded by the coding sequence ATGAATATATTAGTTTGTGATGATGATGTGGAAATAGTAGAAGCAGTAGAAATATATTTAAAAAACGAAGGATACAATATCTTTAAATCTTACACAGGATTAGATGCTATTGAAACGGTGGAGAATAATGATATCCATTTGGTACTTATGGATATAATGATGCCTGAAATGGATGGTATAAAGGCAACAACTAAAATTAGAGAAATCAAAAATATTCCTGTAATAATGCTTACAGCAAAATCAGAAGACATTGATGTTGTTTTGGGATTAAATATGGGGGCAGATGACTATATTACAAAACCCTTTAATCCTATGGAGCTCATTGCAAGAGTAAAATCACAACTTAGAAGATATACTACATTGGGGGGAGCTTTAGAAAAGGACAATAAAAATCTTTATAAAACAGGTAATTTGTTGATTGATGATGATAGAAAAGAAGTAACTGTGGATGGTGACATAGTAAAACTTACCCCTGTTGAGTATAAAATACTTTTACTTTTATCTCAAAATTTAGGAACTGTATTTTCTATAGACGAAATATATGAAAATGTATGGAATGAACCTTCCTTTAATCCAGAAAATACTGTAGCAGTTCATATTAGACGTATAAGAGAAAAAATAGAGATTGATCCTAAAAATCCAAAATACCTGAAGGTGGTGTGGGGTGTTGGCTATAAAGTGGAAGACATTAAGTAG